One region of uncultured Methanolobus sp. genomic DNA includes:
- a CDS encoding geranylgeranylglyceryl/heptaprenylglyceryl phosphate synthase, which produces MQVEEYLDKIAESEGTVHLTLIDPASQTPDQAAEIAYAAVLGGTDAIMVGGSTGAGGVLLDQTLLKIKEKTDKPTILFPGNASGVSKHADAIFFMSLLNSRDISYVTTNQAMGAPVVYKSGIEPISMAYIIVEPGGTVGWVGDAKLIPKRKPELAVAYALAGKYLGMHYTYLEAGSGADSPVTPKMIGAVKHVLGDNKLIVGGGIRDGEAAKMCSLAGADMIVTGTILEESSNVTAKIKELVSAIKK; this is translated from the coding sequence ATGCAAGTGGAAGAGTACCTTGATAAGATCGCTGAAAGCGAAGGTACAGTTCACTTGACACTTATCGACCCTGCATCACAAACTCCGGATCAGGCAGCTGAGATAGCTTATGCTGCTGTGCTCGGAGGAACCGATGCCATCATGGTCGGTGGTTCCACCGGAGCCGGAGGAGTGTTACTTGATCAGACACTTCTTAAAATAAAAGAAAAAACAGATAAGCCTACAATACTATTCCCGGGAAATGCATCTGGTGTCAGCAAGCATGCTGATGCTATATTTTTCATGAGCTTGCTCAATTCCCGTGATATCAGTTACGTCACTACCAATCAGGCAATGGGTGCTCCAGTCGTTTACAAGAGTGGAATAGAACCCATCTCCATGGCATATATCATAGTAGAGCCAGGAGGAACTGTTGGTTGGGTAGGCGATGCAAAGCTCATACCAAAACGCAAACCGGAACTTGCAGTAGCTTATGCGCTTGCAGGAAAATATCTTGGTATGCATTATACCTATCTTGAAGCAGGATCAGGTGCGGATTCACCAGTTACTCCGAAAATGATAGGTGCGGTCAAACACGTACTCGGAGACAACAAACTGATAGTTGGCGGAGGAATACGTGATGGTGAGGCTGCAAAAATGTGCTCCCTTGCAGGAGCGGACATGATTGTTACAGGAACTATCCTGGAAGAGAGTTCAAACGTTACTGCTAAGATAAAAGAACTGGTTTCAGCCATAAAGAAATAA
- a CDS encoding ATP-binding cassette domain-containing protein has protein sequence MLEVKDIVKEYQLNGESKRVLDNVSLNVADGEILGITGKSGSGKTTILKILRGIEDFDSGYFELNGERIEPNPDKEKVKFLTRNSAIHLQRNFGLWNGPAIENIVRRLNFLAEGHEGLPEPESLHYDGIYEEAMYYMRLVRLDHKAKHSSNLLSGGEKQRLILARQLAAKPKLLLLDEPVTMTDPGTKQEMLDVIKDVRKELNIPIIVVSHLPEIHLYLADKVVYLEEGKVVETGEAKDVLKHFLKDIKKQTPLAEITSKDPIIKVRGLSNRFALLRVGEVLKFEDLSLDINKGEITAFIGPSGSGKTTLLKMIEGLRYPKEGEITYLHEGKWLNIIDFTLQRLDLRRKMNIMHQEFTLSPHSTIRDQLAFKLRLKGEGSLEYAREKAAELGISDEKLDTLYRLTEVTEEEKDKTLREIGLSIDVYAKLFPTITKGTVDTQAAEVFETLDLPMSILDKTPYQISGGEHVRAYIALALVTGPEILMLDEPFGDLDPVTLRDVTNSLKNINRKFGTTIVFVSHHTDFVKEAAHRAILIDDAKITMDGNPEDVCQKLIEMSHAKYLEHDLHELVDN, from the coding sequence ATGCTTGAAGTAAAGGATATTGTTAAAGAATACCAGTTAAATGGTGAAAGCAAAAGAGTTCTCGACAACGTCAGTCTTAACGTTGCAGACGGTGAGATTCTAGGAATTACCGGAAAAAGCGGCAGTGGAAAAACCACAATTTTGAAGATACTCCGTGGTATTGAGGACTTTGATTCCGGTTACTTCGAGCTAAACGGGGAAAGGATAGAACCAAATCCAGACAAAGAAAAAGTAAAATTCCTGACCCGTAACAGCGCCATACACCTTCAGCGCAATTTCGGACTCTGGAACGGACCTGCTATTGAAAACATTGTCCGCAGGCTGAACTTCCTGGCAGAAGGCCATGAAGGATTACCAGAGCCTGAGTCTCTTCATTATGATGGTATTTATGAAGAAGCAATGTATTACATGCGTCTTGTCAGGCTGGATCACAAAGCAAAGCACTCATCCAACCTGTTAAGCGGTGGCGAAAAACAGAGACTCATACTTGCCCGTCAGCTTGCAGCGAAACCAAAACTTCTACTCCTTGATGAACCGGTAACAATGACCGACCCCGGTACTAAACAGGAGATGCTTGATGTTATTAAAGACGTCAGGAAAGAACTTAATATTCCTATTATTGTTGTTTCACACCTCCCGGAGATTCACCTTTACCTTGCAGACAAGGTCGTTTACCTTGAAGAAGGGAAGGTTGTCGAAACCGGGGAAGCTAAAGATGTACTGAAACATTTCCTAAAGGATATCAAAAAGCAGACCCCACTGGCAGAAATCACCAGCAAGGACCCTATCATAAAAGTAAGAGGACTTTCAAACCGCTTTGCACTCCTGCGTGTCGGAGAAGTCCTGAAATTCGAAGACCTTTCCCTTGACATTAACAAAGGAGAGATAACTGCCTTTATAGGACCATCCGGTTCCGGAAAGACAACACTGCTTAAAATGATAGAAGGCCTGAGGTATCCTAAAGAAGGCGAAATCACATACCTGCATGAAGGAAAGTGGCTCAACATTATCGATTTTACCCTGCAGCGCCTGGATCTTCGCAGAAAGATGAATATTATGCACCAGGAATTCACGCTGTCACCTCATTCCACAATAAGAGATCAGCTTGCATTCAAACTTCGCCTGAAAGGTGAAGGTTCACTGGAGTATGCCAGGGAAAAAGCGGCTGAGCTTGGAATTTCTGATGAAAAGCTTGATACCCTTTACAGGCTTACTGAAGTTACCGAGGAAGAAAAAGACAAGACACTCCGTGAGATAGGCTTATCCATAGATGTTTACGCTAAACTCTTCCCCACGATCACCAAAGGTACAGTAGATACTCAGGCAGCAGAGGTTTTTGAAACTCTTGACCTTCCAATGTCAATCCTGGACAAAACACCATACCAGATAAGTGGTGGAGAACATGTCAGGGCTTACATAGCACTGGCACTTGTCACAGGTCCTGAAATACTCATGCTTGACGAACCATTCGGTGACCTTGACCCTGTAACTCTCAGGGATGTGACCAATTCCCTGAAAAACATAAACAGGAAGTTCGGTACTACAATTGTGTTTGTAAGCCATCACACTGATTTTGTAAAGGAAGCAGCACACAGGGCCATTCTCATAGATGATGCAAAAATCACCATGGATGGTAACCCTGAAGATGTCTGTCAGAAGCTCATAGAGATGAGCCACGCAAAGTATCTCGAACATGACCTGCATGAACTTGTAGACAATTAA
- a CDS encoding 50S ribosomal protein L40e codes for MARFPEAENRILSKKICMSCNARNAVRATRCRKCGGKSLRMKSKESRGG; via the coding sequence ATGGCAAGATTTCCAGAAGCTGAAAACAGAATACTGTCTAAGAAGATTTGTATGAGCTGCAATGCCCGCAATGCAGTACGTGCAACAAGATGCAGAAAATGCGGCGGCAAAAGCCTGCGCATGAAGTCCAAGGAATCAAGAGGCGGCTGA